The sequence GGAGGGGAACTACTCGTCGTGGCTCGAACAGAAGCAAAACCGTCTCGCCACCGAAGAAAAGCAGGCGAGCTCGCGGCGCCAGACGCTGGCGCGCGAGCTGGAATGGGTCCGGATGGCCCCCAAGGCACGTCAGGCAAAGAGCAAGGCGCGCATTGCGGCCTACGAGAAGTTGGCGGCAGATGACGGTCTGGCTCGCGAGCAAAAGGGCGAGATCTACATTCCGGTCTCCCAGCGCCTGGGCAATCAGGTGATTGAAGTTCGCGATCTGAACAAGGGGTTTGGCGACCGCCAGCTGATGGAAGGCCTTTCCTTCTCGCTCCCCCCTGGCGGGATCGTTGGCGTGATCGGTCCTAACGGGGCTGGAAAGTCCACGCTCTTTCGGATGCTCACGGGTCTCGACCAACCAGACAGCGGCAGCCTCGAGGTTGGCGATAGCGTCCAGCTTTCGTACGTCGATCAGTCGCGGGATGCGCTCGATCCGAGCAAGAATGTCTGGGAGGAGATTTCCGAGGGTGCGGATCGAATCCTGGTCGGCAGTCGGGAGATGGCTTCTCGGGCCTATGTCGGTCAGTTCAATTTCAAGGGCCAGGACCAGCAAAAGAAAGTCGGCCAACTTTCGGGCGGCGAGCGCAACCGCGTTCATCTTGCGAAATTGGTCCGAAGCGGTGGCAACGTGCTGCTTCTCGATGAACCGACGAATGACCTCGATGTCGAGACCCTTCGTTCTCTCGAAGAGGCTCTGCTCGATTTCGCAGGTTGTGCCGTGGTGATCAGCCACGATCGCTGGTTTTTGGATCGAATCGCGACTCATATTCTCGCCTTTGAGGGCGATAGTCAGGTGGAATGGTTCGAGGGGAATTACGAGCAATATGAAGCCGATCGCAAGCGTCGCCTGGGGGCGGCTGCGGATCAGCCTCAACGAATCAAATATCGCCCTTTGACACGTTGAAGGCTAGGGTGCTGCCTTCGGTGTGATCGATTCTGCCGGCAGCGAGGCTCCGGGTTCGACGAACTCGATATCAAACCTCATCATCGCTCCCGAAGGCGAAATGTTTCGGATCGCGAATCGGCCAGGTGTGCCGTCGTAGCTTCCGGTGTGAGGGAGAGTGTCAGGGCCTGGGCCATCGACCCGATCGGCCCAGGGGTCGCCGGCGTCGCCGCGGTTGCCACCGTTTTTGTGACCGAGGTCCAGATGTGAAGGCCAGGAGTCGGCTGTCAGGAGATCAACCCGTTTATGGGTCGGGATATCCTGGGAGCGCCGAAAACTCGTGCGACGTTCGTCAATATGCCAGATCAGCAGGCCTTCCCCGCGGAGAGAGCGATCGAAACCGATTTTTTGGCGATTTTCGATGAGGAAATATTCGCGCGGATACTCCGGC is a genomic window of Candidatus Binatia bacterium containing:
- the ettA gene encoding energy-dependent translational throttle protein EttA — encoded protein: MAQNFIYTMQNLKKVTPQGKTIVDGVSLSFFHGAKIGVLGLNGSGKSTVLRIMAGLDDEFIGEAKPAEGTRIGFLPQEPELDPTRTVREIVDEGVAETRALLQRFEEISMAFGEVSDDDEMQKLLDEQAKVQDQIDAAGAWELDSRVEMAMEALRCPDGDVSCEHLSGGEKRRVALCRLLLQAPDMLLLDEPTNHLDAESVAWLERFLSEYTGTVVAVTHDRYFLDNCAGWILELDRGRGIPWEGNYSSWLEQKQNRLATEEKQASSRRQTLARELEWVRMAPKARQAKSKARIAAYEKLAADDGLAREQKGEIYIPVSQRLGNQVIEVRDLNKGFGDRQLMEGLSFSLPPGGIVGVIGPNGAGKSTLFRMLTGLDQPDSGSLEVGDSVQLSYVDQSRDALDPSKNVWEEISEGADRILVGSREMASRAYVGQFNFKGQDQQKKVGQLSGGERNRVHLAKLVRSGGNVLLLDEPTNDLDVETLRSLEEALLDFAGCAVVISHDRWFLDRIATHILAFEGDSQVEWFEGNYEQYEADRKRRLGAAADQPQRIKYRPLTR